A stretch of DNA from Cupriavidus taiwanensis:
CGTGCGCCTAGGCCAGTCCCAGCCCGCCATCAGCAATACCCTGAAGCGCCTGCGCGAGATCACCGGCGATGCCATTTTGGTGCGGGGCAAAAACGGCATGGTGCCCACCGAGCGCGGCCGCGAACTGCTGGCCCTGGCCGAGCAGAGCCTGGCGGCGATGGACCGCATCGCGCGGCCGCCGCAGCAGTTCGACCCGGCCACCACGACGCGCACCTTCCACCTTGGCGCCCCCGACTACCTGGACGCCTTCTTCCTGCCCAATATCGTCGAGCGCGTGCGGCGGCTGGCGCCGGGTGCCAAGCTGTTCGTGCATCCGATGACGTCGTCGTCGGATTTCCTCGACGACCTCGAGCAAGGGCAGCTGGATATCGTGGTCGGCAACTGGCTGTCGCCGCCCGAGCATCTGCATATCTCGCCGCTGTTCGACGATGAGGTGGTGTGCATGCTGGGCGCCCAGCACCCGCTGGCGCGCAAGGGGCTGACGCTCAAGCACTACCTGGAGATGCCGCACTTGGCGCCGGCGCCCTATGCGTCGATGCAGCGCAGCATGATCGACCAGGCGCTCGCCGAGCAGGGCTACAAGCGCAATATCCAGGTCACGCTGCCGTATTTCGGGCTGGTGCCGTACGTGCTGATGAAGACCGACATGGTCTTCACCACCGGCCGGCAGTTCGCCGCGCACTATGCGCAGTACCTGCCGATCCGGATGGTGCCGTCGCCGGTATCGTTCCCCCGCATGCGCTTCTACCAGCTATGGCACGAGCGCTGCCATGCCGCGCCGGACGTGATGTGGATCCGGCGCATGATCGCGGAGGTAGCGGCGGATCTGCCGCAGTTGCCGAGGCTGGAGGCCGAGGCGGGCTGAGGCGGCGCGATGTCCGGTGATGGCGGGGAACGGTTGCGGCTCGATCCTTCCGCAGCGACCGGTGGCGCCGCGGAGCGCTTATTCCGGGCGCTCCGTCGTCGCCTCGCCGCGATCCTGCCGGCCGACGCCGTCATAGAGCATGTCGGTGCCACGGCAGTGGGCGGCTGCCTGACCAAGGGTGATCTCGATATCTGCGTGCGGGTCAGCGAGGAAACGTTTGCCGAGGCCGATCGGGCGCTGGGCGCTCTGTATGAAAGAAACCTGGACTCGGTGCGTACGGCTGATTTTTCCGCCTTCAAGCACGACGGCCTGCGGCCAACAGTGGGCATCCAGCTGGTGGCGCGTGGCGCGCCCCTAGACGTATTTGTTCGCTTCCGTGATTGCCTGCGGGCTGATCCCGTATTGGTCGAGCACTACAATGCGCTGAAGCGCAGCTACGATGGCGCGGCAATGAGCGACTACCGCGCAGCCAAATCGGCCTTTATTGAGCAGGTGCTGGGCGCAGCCGGCAAGGCGACAGCCACTCAATAGGACGTCATTTGGCCTTGTGGTCCGGAAAAAACAGCTGCTCCCCATCCACCTTATACCCCGCAATCGCCTCCTGCCCTTCTCTTGACGTGATCCACTCGACCAGCTTCATCGCGTCCTTGTAGTTGGTGCCCGGATGTTTGGCCGGGTTGACCGCGATGATGCCGTAGGGATTGAACATCTTCGGATCGCCCTCGATGGCGATCGCCAGGCCGGTCTTGGCACGGTAGGCGCCGTAGGTGGCGCGGTCCGACAGCGTATAGGCCGGCATCTGCGCCGCCATGGTCAGCACCTCGCCCATGCCCAGGCCGGCGTTGACGTACCACGGCTGGCCCTTGGGCTCGATGCCGATC
This window harbors:
- a CDS encoding LysR substrate-binding domain-containing protein; protein product: MHGRDHLDTYLLRVLHTLLTEQSVTRTAVRLGQSQPAISNTLKRLREITGDAILVRGKNGMVPTERGRELLALAEQSLAAMDRIARPPQQFDPATTTRTFHLGAPDYLDAFFLPNIVERVRRLAPGAKLFVHPMTSSSDFLDDLEQGQLDIVVGNWLSPPEHLHISPLFDDEVVCMLGAQHPLARKGLTLKHYLEMPHLAPAPYASMQRSMIDQALAEQGYKRNIQVTLPYFGLVPYVLMKTDMVFTTGRQFAAHYAQYLPIRMVPSPVSFPRMRFYQLWHERCHAAPDVMWIRRMIAEVAADLPQLPRLEAEAG
- a CDS encoding GrpB family protein — protein: MSGDGGERLRLDPSAATGGAAERLFRALRRRLAAILPADAVIEHVGATAVGGCLTKGDLDICVRVSEETFAEADRALGALYERNLDSVRTADFSAFKHDGLRPTVGIQLVARGAPLDVFVRFRDCLRADPVLVEHYNALKRSYDGAAMSDYRAAKSAFIEQVLGAAGKATATQ